A part of Corynebacterium mustelae genomic DNA contains:
- a CDS encoding copper resistance CopC family protein, with amino-acid sequence MIIAVVLALWGGGAIAPFIPSNIASAHDVVVGGAPRDGEVLTEAPSKIVLEFSGEPKSGFNTLAVTDSTGRVLFRGEPTVNGRNVTLDVPGDIEFSSGEYTIGFQITSSDGHSTRGKTTFSIVRSGEMPSVSENHSPPNPSSSGDSQSAVENSNAWITLGIGVGIVFLLSSFVIIVLRNKKHSSR; translated from the coding sequence ATGATAATCGCTGTGGTCTTAGCCTTGTGGGGTGGGGGAGCAATAGCTCCCTTTATTCCTAGCAATATTGCTTCTGCTCATGATGTGGTTGTAGGGGGAGCGCCTAGAGATGGTGAGGTTCTTACGGAAGCGCCAAGCAAAATTGTGTTGGAATTCTCCGGCGAGCCAAAATCGGGTTTTAATACGCTCGCTGTTACCGACAGTACCGGCCGCGTGCTATTTAGAGGTGAACCGACTGTGAACGGGCGTAATGTCACACTTGATGTACCAGGGGATATCGAGTTTTCATCTGGCGAGTACACAATCGGTTTTCAAATAACTTCTTCTGATGGTCACTCAACTCGTGGAAAAACAACCTTTTCTATCGTGCGATCAGGTGAGATGCCATCAGTTTCAGAAAACCATTCACCACCAAATCCCTCAAGTTCAGGTGATTCTCAATCGGCGGTTGAGAACTCTAATGCATGGATTACACTAGGTATCGGGGTTGGTATTGTTTTCCTACTTTCATCTTTTGTAATTATCGTCCTCCGAAACAAAAAGCATAGTAGCCGTTAG
- a CDS encoding pyrimidine reductase family protein has translation MALTTQNVACLLPAPPSKTSKQVSVHAIAVSTLNGQATVNGSSQALGNDVDSALLHASRALADCIIVGAETARSENYGGVTLSKTEQIERRQRGQADIPPIAVITTHAELDPESRLFTDALKQPIIVTDPTVAAPEALARISATGAKVITVKGLKPQAIISELHALGFRYFSLEGGPYLYSQFFTSGLINSLNISIDPRISATEKPLFTLPATDSQSELKLQLNQCGVSNDGFVFLRYCFPNSKHFDDNQSPSTNPRI, from the coding sequence ATGGCGTTGACCACACAAAACGTCGCATGCCTTCTTCCGGCTCCCCCATCGAAAACAAGCAAACAGGTTTCTGTTCACGCCATTGCGGTTTCAACACTTAATGGACAAGCGACTGTTAATGGTTCCAGCCAGGCTCTTGGTAACGACGTCGATAGTGCATTATTACACGCATCACGCGCACTCGCCGACTGCATAATCGTTGGGGCAGAAACGGCCCGTTCGGAAAACTATGGTGGGGTCACACTCTCAAAAACCGAGCAAATTGAGCGCAGGCAGCGTGGACAAGCGGACATTCCACCGATAGCAGTAATTACCACTCACGCAGAGTTAGACCCTGAATCCAGATTATTCACCGATGCCTTAAAGCAGCCGATCATCGTGACAGACCCAACGGTTGCAGCTCCAGAAGCACTAGCGCGGATTTCCGCTACTGGGGCAAAAGTCATCACGGTCAAAGGCTTAAAACCCCAAGCCATTATTTCCGAACTACATGCACTCGGTTTTAGGTATTTCAGTCTTGAAGGTGGGCCTTATTTATATTCACAGTTTTTTACTTCCGGGTTGATCAACTCACTAAATATCAGCATCGATCCACGTATTTCCGCCACCGAAAAACCACTATTCACACTGCCAGCAACCGATTCCCAGTCGGAATTAAAACTCCAATTAAACCAATGTGGTGTTAGCAATGACGGCTTCGTTTTCCTTCGATACTGCTTCCCAAACTCAAAGCACTTTGATGACAACCAGTCACCCTCAACCAACCCTCGTATCTGA
- a CDS encoding glycosyltransferase family 87 protein — translation MNSFSLTKLHSVWAEPIPQPQQSDTQHDQTGSADESDCDRATRTNSIAKLALWPVAIFLVLHRVVILAVNGSNTDDFTTVYQALRRFLTNQPVYSENYSFVDPHYLYNPGATLLLAPLGTIDDASSARFGFIIVNALFIIGGLAILTRLFDYTLSSAVFPAIIGIAFCTEAVINTLVFANINGVLLCALCGFIWAMLRNKLWISGLILGVMILIKPVFAPLLFLPLIKLHWPTISTAIGLPIILNVIAWPIIPGASDYVQRTVPYLGEVRDYANSSFPGLALYFGLNPWVERLAFAFFAALIITTVFFLLRLRNSDPLVWASTTSGVLLAGAFLLSSLGQMYYSMMLFPLLFTVLKSRSPMHSAAGWIGAFLCLSPLDWVSLYQPVWGRWFNTFQATIGWAIIIATVTAFSVAAFRRSKTPIQL, via the coding sequence GTGAACTCATTTTCTTTGACCAAGCTTCATTCGGTCTGGGCAGAACCTATTCCCCAGCCACAGCAATCCGACACACAGCACGATCAAACGGGGTCTGCCGATGAGTCTGATTGTGATAGGGCTACGCGCACGAATTCTATTGCGAAGTTAGCTTTGTGGCCCGTAGCTATTTTTTTAGTGCTACACCGTGTGGTCATTCTCGCGGTAAATGGTAGCAATACCGATGATTTTACAACCGTCTATCAAGCATTACGACGATTTTTAACTAACCAACCAGTGTATAGCGAAAACTATAGTTTCGTTGACCCGCATTATCTGTATAACCCAGGCGCAACATTACTTCTAGCCCCACTCGGCACAATTGACGATGCTTCCAGCGCCCGGTTTGGATTTATTATCGTAAATGCTTTGTTTATTATTGGCGGTTTAGCCATATTAACAAGATTATTCGACTACACACTTTCAAGTGCCGTCTTCCCTGCGATTATTGGCATCGCTTTTTGTACTGAAGCCGTAATTAACACATTGGTATTTGCCAATATTAATGGCGTCTTATTATGCGCTTTATGCGGATTTATTTGGGCGATGTTGCGCAATAAATTATGGATCTCTGGACTAATTTTAGGAGTAATGATCTTAATTAAACCCGTTTTTGCTCCTTTATTATTCCTCCCGTTGATAAAGTTGCACTGGCCGACGATTTCGACAGCGATCGGCTTGCCTATAATACTCAACGTCATCGCATGGCCAATTATTCCCGGCGCTTCAGACTATGTACAACGGACAGTGCCGTACTTAGGTGAAGTTCGCGACTATGCTAACAGCTCTTTTCCCGGACTAGCGTTATATTTTGGTTTAAATCCCTGGGTGGAACGCCTAGCTTTCGCTTTTTTCGCGGCATTGATAATTACTACGGTATTTTTTCTCCTTCGGCTCCGTAACAGTGACCCATTAGTATGGGCCTCCACTACATCTGGCGTGTTGCTAGCCGGCGCATTCTTATTGTCCTCGTTAGGGCAAATGTACTATTCTATGATGCTTTTTCCCCTGCTATTCACAGTGCTGAAAAGTAGATCGCCGATGCATTCTGCAGCTGGATGGATTGGCGCATTTTTATGCCTTTCGCCCTTAGATTGGGTTTCGCTTTACCAGCCTGTATGGGGCAGATGGTTTAATACGTTCCAGGCAACAATTGGCTGGGCAATTATTATTGCCACGGTAACGGCGTTTTCAGTGGCTGCTTTTCGACGTTCAAAAACTCCAATTCAGCTATAA
- the msrB gene encoding peptide-methionine (R)-S-oxide reductase MsrB, translated as MVDFKFITDDQWRKRLTEEEFRVLRQAGTEAPHVGEYTNTTTEGVYSCRACGSELFRSTEKFDSHCGWPSFFSPLAGDAVIEREDRSHGMIRTEVICATCESHLGHVFAGEGYDTPTDLRYCINSISLTLEEKPVS; from the coding sequence ATGGTTGATTTTAAGTTCATTACAGATGATCAATGGCGCAAGCGTCTTACCGAGGAAGAATTTCGGGTGTTACGACAAGCAGGTACCGAAGCTCCACATGTAGGCGAATATACGAATACCACCACTGAGGGAGTATATTCCTGCCGAGCGTGCGGTAGTGAGCTGTTCCGATCAACTGAAAAATTCGATTCTCATTGCGGCTGGCCTTCCTTTTTCTCACCACTGGCAGGTGACGCAGTTATAGAGCGCGAAGATCGCTCCCACGGCATGATCCGCACGGAAGTAATCTGCGCTACCTGCGAATCCCATTTAGGTCACGTATTTGCTGGTGAAGGTTACGATACTCCCACGGATTTACGCTATTGCATAAATTCCATCTCCCTAACACTGGAAGAAAAGCCAGTTTCATAA
- the hemQ gene encoding hydrogen peroxide-dependent heme synthase, whose amino-acid sequence MAEKLNFEALNNMQQYAQWVVFRAIPGALGTERDEVTKQATEFFRKVEESGAVTLRGIYDLTGCRADADFMVWWHAEEFSSLQDVLSAFRRDTVLGQLVEIAWIGNGLHRPSEFNKSHLPSFIMGEAPGDWITVYPFVRSYDWYVMDPAERRRILAEHGMAARDYPDVRANTVPAFALGDYEWLLAFEAPELHRIVDLMHAMRYTDARLHVREEIPFFTGRRVSSVGDLVRVLP is encoded by the coding sequence ATGGCTGAGAAACTCAACTTCGAAGCTCTCAACAACATGCAACAATACGCTCAATGGGTGGTGTTTCGGGCAATTCCAGGGGCGTTGGGAACGGAACGCGATGAGGTAACAAAGCAGGCGACTGAGTTCTTCCGCAAGGTTGAAGAATCTGGTGCTGTCACACTCCGAGGAATTTATGACCTCACCGGCTGTCGTGCAGACGCGGATTTTATGGTTTGGTGGCATGCTGAAGAGTTTTCTTCCCTTCAGGATGTGCTGAGTGCTTTTCGACGAGACACCGTTCTTGGCCAGCTAGTGGAAATCGCATGGATCGGAAATGGTTTGCACAGGCCTAGCGAGTTCAATAAGTCGCATTTACCGAGCTTTATTATGGGCGAGGCTCCGGGTGACTGGATAACCGTGTATCCGTTCGTACGCTCCTATGATTGGTATGTCATGGACCCAGCGGAGCGGCGCCGAATTCTTGCGGAACACGGCATGGCAGCGCGTGATTATCCAGATGTTCGCGCAAACACGGTGCCTGCTTTCGCGCTTGGAGATTATGAATGGTTGTTAGCATTCGAGGCGCCAGAACTTCATCGGATCGTCGATCTCATGCATGCAATGCGGTACACCGATGCCCGGTTGCACGTTCGGGAAGAAATCCCATTCTTTACTGGGCGGCGGGTTTCTTCTGTAGGTGATCTGGTTCGGGTACTGCCGTAA
- a CDS encoding DUF3000 domain-containing protein, which yields MTDTPVSPTPVSTTPASESAPADFCRAVDSMHEAKLRDEITLGTIRPPQRLAPFSHAIGLEVTRSESSTLGDNEAEGDAFGRLILLHDPQADDAWEGSMRLVAYIQADMEHAVASDPLLPEVAWQWLNEGLNDGGADFTNLGGTVTSTTSVRFGDIGGPPSAYQLEMRASWTASNNELAAHVVAFSKVLANVAGLPPEGITAIS from the coding sequence GTGACTGACACCCCTGTATCCCCCACTCCGGTATCGACAACACCTGCCTCCGAATCAGCGCCTGCGGATTTTTGCCGTGCAGTTGATTCAATGCATGAAGCTAAACTTCGAGACGAAATTACGTTGGGCACAATCCGGCCGCCGCAGCGGCTAGCACCGTTTAGTCACGCTATCGGTTTGGAAGTCACCCGTTCCGAGTCTTCAACTTTGGGGGACAACGAAGCAGAAGGTGACGCTTTCGGACGCCTCATCCTTCTACATGACCCACAGGCTGATGACGCCTGGGAAGGTTCCATGCGTCTAGTCGCATACATTCAGGCAGACATGGAACATGCTGTTGCATCGGATCCGCTGCTTCCAGAAGTTGCCTGGCAATGGCTCAACGAAGGATTAAACGACGGCGGTGCCGATTTCACCAACCTTGGGGGAACAGTGACATCAACAACATCAGTTCGTTTCGGCGATATTGGCGGGCCGCCTAGCGCCTATCAGTTGGAAATGCGTGCTTCCTGGACTGCCAGCAATAACGAACTGGCGGCACACGTTGTCGCGTTTTCCAAAGTTCTCGCGAATGTCGCGGGATTACCCCCTGAAGGAATTACAGCAATTAGTTAG
- a CDS encoding HRDC domain-containing protein produces the protein MSRDYPLKELQQLVSEALMPSPLLSPRDGTPSVASTAAEIQTAAGDLAAGSGRFAVDTERASGYRYDDRAFLIQIRRAGCGTRLIDPEGNSQAVISQCAPVVNNNDWVMHAAVSDLQCLADLHIFPGSLFDTEMAGRLLGFERVNLASMVSRFLGYELKKEHGFQDWSTRPLPEAWLTYAALDVELLFELADAQHESLRQEGKLGWAQQEFDHIVSTYAIATSATPKWQDLKGLAALKTPKQLAIARALWAHREQIAQKSDIARHIVLPDKALVGIAQVGPHSVERFRGIPAVPRRFHRHAHRWVNVVRQTLKSPRESWPQSAKDPNDTGTMVASQYWAHQYPEAHTTLRRIREDLQQVAQEVNIPIENILQPAALKQVVWWQHQESMITTEVDLESALDRLQVRPWQRELCQSVLSEHLL, from the coding sequence ATGTCGCGGGATTACCCCCTGAAGGAATTACAGCAATTAGTTAGCGAGGCGTTAATGCCTTCACCACTGCTCTCACCACGAGACGGCACACCATCTGTTGCAAGCACAGCAGCCGAGATCCAAACAGCCGCTGGGGATCTCGCAGCCGGAAGTGGACGTTTTGCTGTAGACACAGAGCGAGCATCGGGTTATCGCTACGATGATAGGGCTTTTCTTATTCAAATCCGACGCGCAGGTTGCGGTACTCGCTTAATCGACCCCGAAGGCAATTCACAAGCAGTCATCTCACAATGCGCACCAGTGGTCAATAATAATGACTGGGTTATGCACGCAGCGGTATCCGATCTCCAGTGTTTGGCCGACCTTCACATTTTTCCCGGAAGCTTGTTTGATACGGAAATGGCTGGACGGCTGCTGGGCTTTGAACGAGTCAACTTAGCGTCAATGGTTTCTCGTTTTCTCGGTTACGAGCTGAAAAAAGAGCATGGTTTTCAAGATTGGTCGACTCGCCCATTGCCTGAGGCATGGCTGACATACGCAGCTCTTGATGTGGAATTATTGTTCGAACTAGCCGATGCACAACATGAAAGCCTGCGCCAAGAAGGAAAACTAGGGTGGGCACAACAAGAATTTGACCACATAGTATCGACCTACGCTATTGCCACGTCAGCAACCCCTAAATGGCAGGATCTTAAAGGGCTAGCAGCGTTGAAAACCCCAAAACAGTTAGCGATCGCTCGGGCGTTGTGGGCACACCGAGAACAGATTGCTCAAAAAAGTGATATTGCCCGGCACATAGTTCTTCCGGACAAGGCGTTGGTTGGTATTGCACAAGTAGGGCCCCATTCAGTTGAACGCTTCCGTGGAATTCCAGCGGTACCCCGAAGATTTCACCGCCATGCCCACCGATGGGTGAACGTTGTTCGTCAAACGCTAAAATCGCCACGAGAATCTTGGCCTCAATCTGCAAAAGACCCCAACGATACTGGGACGATGGTTGCTTCACAATATTGGGCACATCAGTATCCAGAGGCACACACCACACTGCGCAGGATTCGTGAAGATCTCCAGCAGGTTGCACAAGAGGTAAATATCCCAATCGAAAATATTCTTCAGCCAGCCGCATTGAAGCAAGTCGTCTGGTGGCAACACCAAGAATCCATGATAACCACCGAGGTCGACCTTGAATCAGCATTAGATCGACTTCAGGTACGCCCCTGGCAACGAGAATTGTGTCAAAGTGTCCTGTCAGAACACTTACTCTGA
- the dxs gene encoding 1-deoxy-D-xylulose-5-phosphate synthase, which translates to MGILSTISTPADLKALPFDMLEQLAQEVRDFLVEKVSATGGHLGPNLGVVELTIAIHRIFDSPRDPIIFDTSHQSYVHKIFTGRAQQFDTLRQKGGLSGYTCRSESEHDWTESSHASAALSYADGLAKAFEINGESDRTVVAVVGDGALTGGMCWEALNNIAASKNRKVVVVVNDNGRSYSPTIGGLAENLANLRMRTSYDKVMEHGKTTLKSLGWVGERTFEALHAFKEGVKSTVIPTEMFSDLGIKYIGPVNGHHQRALDSAMSYARDFDGPIIVHVVTEKGRGYAPAENDTEELMHSTGQINPETGLPLKLSNPDWTSVFSRELVKAGRNRDDIVAITAAMAGPTGLSEFQKHFPHRFFDVGIAEQHALTSAAGLALGGLHPVVAVYATFLNRAFDQLLMDVALLGQPVTVVLDRAGVTGSDGASHNGVWDFAITSVIPGIKVAAPRDADRLASLFHEAISITGPTVVRFPKGELPPTIPAIDTLSDGVEILHYTDSPLGESAPAVLVVAIGAMSQQGLAVARALEIDGLSVTVVDPRWVVPVAPSIVALAAEHDLVVTIEDGVIHGGIGALISEALSSSIVDTPVRHLAFPEIFPLHASRSELLAEVGLDEAGCISAVREWVDQLFPSEPSE; encoded by the coding sequence ATGGGCATTCTCTCAACTATCTCAACCCCCGCAGATCTCAAAGCCTTGCCGTTTGACATGCTAGAACAGCTAGCACAAGAGGTGCGGGATTTCTTGGTGGAAAAAGTCTCCGCTACTGGCGGTCATCTTGGCCCGAACCTTGGCGTCGTTGAGTTGACGATCGCAATCCATCGCATCTTTGACTCGCCACGCGACCCGATAATTTTCGACACTAGCCACCAATCGTATGTCCATAAAATTTTCACTGGACGTGCACAGCAGTTCGATACCTTGCGCCAAAAAGGTGGGCTAAGTGGTTACACCTGTCGCTCCGAAAGCGAACACGATTGGACGGAATCATCGCACGCCTCGGCTGCTTTGAGCTATGCTGATGGACTTGCGAAAGCTTTCGAGATCAACGGCGAATCAGACCGTACCGTAGTGGCGGTTGTCGGTGACGGCGCATTGACTGGTGGAATGTGCTGGGAGGCGCTCAATAACATCGCAGCCTCAAAAAACCGGAAAGTTGTGGTAGTTGTCAACGACAATGGACGCAGTTACTCGCCAACCATTGGTGGTTTAGCCGAAAACCTTGCAAACTTGCGGATGCGAACCAGCTACGACAAAGTCATGGAGCATGGTAAAACGACGCTGAAATCCTTGGGATGGGTTGGCGAACGAACCTTCGAGGCGCTGCATGCCTTCAAAGAAGGAGTGAAATCGACTGTTATTCCAACCGAAATGTTTTCGGATCTTGGAATTAAGTACATTGGCCCAGTCAACGGACACCACCAGCGTGCTCTGGACTCTGCTATGTCCTACGCACGAGACTTTGACGGTCCCATAATCGTTCATGTAGTGACTGAAAAAGGTCGCGGCTACGCACCCGCCGAAAACGACACTGAGGAGTTAATGCACTCCACGGGGCAAATTAACCCAGAAACTGGGTTGCCGCTTAAGTTATCGAATCCTGATTGGACTAGCGTTTTTAGCCGTGAGTTGGTTAAAGCAGGCCGTAATCGTGACGACATCGTCGCCATTACCGCAGCGATGGCGGGTCCTACCGGATTGTCGGAATTTCAAAAACACTTTCCGCACCGATTCTTTGATGTTGGCATCGCGGAGCAGCATGCGCTGACTTCCGCGGCTGGTCTGGCATTGGGCGGATTGCACCCAGTCGTTGCAGTTTACGCAACTTTTCTCAATCGGGCATTTGATCAATTGCTCATGGATGTGGCCTTACTTGGACAACCGGTTACTGTTGTTCTTGATCGTGCGGGAGTGACTGGCTCCGATGGCGCCAGCCACAACGGCGTATGGGATTTCGCCATAACCAGCGTTATCCCCGGAATCAAGGTGGCAGCTCCACGGGATGCGGATCGTCTGGCTTCGCTTTTCCACGAGGCTATTTCCATAACCGGTCCAACAGTCGTTCGATTCCCCAAAGGGGAGCTTCCGCCAACCATTCCGGCTATCGACACCCTTTCCGATGGCGTCGAGATTTTGCATTACACTGACTCACCACTTGGTGAATCAGCACCAGCAGTTCTAGTTGTTGCCATTGGTGCCATGAGCCAGCAAGGGCTAGCGGTTGCGCGTGCTCTTGAAATTGACGGCTTAAGCGTTACAGTTGTTGACCCACGGTGGGTTGTTCCAGTAGCACCAAGTATTGTAGCCTTAGCTGCCGAACATGATCTCGTTGTCACCATTGAAGATGGTGTGATCCATGGTGGCATCGGGGCGTTGATTTCTGAAGCACTTTCTTCTTCAATCGTTGACACTCCCGTTCGTCACCTAGCTTTTCCGGAGATCTTCCCGCTACACGCGTCACGCAGCGAGCTTCTTGCAGAAGTTGGATTGGATGAAGCTGGTTGTATTTCAGCAGTGCGTGAATGGGTTGACCAGTTGTTTCCATCTGAGCCATCAGAGTAA